A stretch of the Snodgrassella alvi genome encodes the following:
- a CDS encoding YnfA family protein — MKTFIYFFLAAIAEISGCFSFWAWQRMGKSAWWTLPGTLSLLLFAWLLTLVESNIAGRAYAVYGGIYICSSLLWSWIVEKSMPDKWDISGALVCLLGAAMILMAPHS, encoded by the coding sequence ATGAAAACCTTTATTTATTTTTTTCTCGCCGCTATTGCTGAAATCAGTGGCTGTTTTTCTTTCTGGGCATGGCAACGTATGGGTAAGTCTGCATGGTGGACATTACCGGGCACATTATCGCTGCTGCTATTTGCATGGCTGCTCACTTTGGTAGAAAGCAATATTGCCGGCCGTGCCTATGCAGTATATGGTGGTATCTACATCTGCTCATCACTACTGTGGTCATGGATAGTAGAAAAATCCATGCCAGATAAATGGGACATCAGCGGAGCACTGGTATGCCTCCTCGGCGCTGCCATGATATTGATGGCACCACACAGCTAA
- the budA gene encoding acetolactate decarboxylase, with protein MQKEIRQFSTINALMAGLFDGVFAVGEVKKYGNFGLGCSHALAGEVIIDQDFLEADGDKAVKVMGDEELLPFVQVTTFQPDKVVDVVDICKDNLYTHLSNYLPMDNVFVAVRINARFDELKIRRPYAQQKPYPSVVEVFKQQVVDTVEAVSGSLIGFWTPEFFKELSVAGFHLHFIDTTRKLGGHVIDFRAAKAELAFERKQSIEIALPQSEEYLRKNLNMDDLNQVIKQVEN; from the coding sequence ATGCAAAAAGAAATCCGGCAGTTTTCTACGATTAATGCTTTGATGGCAGGCTTGTTCGATGGGGTATTTGCGGTTGGGGAGGTAAAAAAATATGGCAATTTTGGTCTGGGTTGCTCGCACGCGTTAGCAGGTGAGGTAATTATTGATCAGGATTTTCTGGAGGCTGATGGCGATAAAGCGGTAAAGGTGATGGGCGATGAAGAGCTGTTGCCATTTGTGCAGGTTACCACGTTTCAACCAGACAAGGTGGTAGATGTGGTGGATATCTGTAAAGACAATCTGTATACCCATCTGTCCAACTATTTGCCTATGGATAATGTGTTTGTGGCAGTGAGAATCAATGCCCGTTTTGATGAACTGAAAATCCGCCGCCCGTATGCGCAGCAGAAACCCTATCCGTCTGTGGTTGAGGTGTTTAAGCAACAGGTGGTGGATACAGTGGAGGCTGTCAGCGGTTCGCTGATTGGGTTCTGGACGCCGGAGTTTTTCAAGGAGCTGTCGGTAGCCGGCTTCCATCTGCATTTTATTGATACCACACGCAAACTAGGTGGACATGTGATTGATTTTCGTGCTGCCAAAGCAGAGCTGGCGTTTGAACGTAAGCAGTCAATAGAAATTGCATTGCCCCAGAGCGAGGAGTATCTGCGTAAAAACCTAAATATGGACGATTTGAATCAGGTGATTAAACAAGTAGAAAATTAG
- a CDS encoding Tex family protein: MNITEKIAAELNVAAARIQAAIDLLDDGATVPFVARYRKEATGGLDDTQLRTLAERLQYLRELQERKQTVLSSIEEQGKLTDELRQSIAAVDNKTALEDIYLPYKPKRRTKAQIAREHGLAPLAEALLNQPQLNPETEAQNYLNENVADSKAALDGARAILMEQFAEDATLIGHLRDKLWREGEIHAIVLEGQESAGEKFKDYFNHREPIHSMPSHRALAILRGRNEGILALNLKYQPDDKPVGEQSIYEQLIADQFGIADNGRPADRWLRDTVRLSWRAKIFLSLELDALNRLKENADQAAISVFAQNLKDLLLAAPAGRLTTIGLDPGIRTGVKVAVVDDTGKLLETTTIYPHQPRNDWQGALNTLMHLVKQHNVQLIAIGNGTASRETDKLAGELIRALPERKLQKIVVSEAGASVYSASALAAKEFPELDVSLRGAVSIARRLQDPLAELVKIDPKSIGVGQYQHDVNQTQLARSLDAVVEDCVNAVGVDVNTASVALLAHISGLNSTLAQNIVTYRDQNGAFANRRTLMNVPRLGSKTFEQAAGFLRIQGGDEPLDASAVHPESYPIVAKMLQTTHLRAEELIGNRSVLKTLKPSDYIDSHVGLPTINDILAELEKPGRDPRGEFQTATFADGIEDITDLKSGMILEGVVSNVAAFGAFVDIGVHQDGLIHVSALANRYVADPRDVVKAGDVVKVKVVEVDVARKRIALSMRLNDETKPAASRSDRPRRQQDKTGHNSGITDNAMAAAFARLKQ, translated from the coding sequence ATGAACATCACTGAGAAAATTGCTGCCGAACTAAATGTAGCTGCGGCACGAATTCAGGCTGCGATTGACCTACTGGATGATGGTGCCACTGTACCGTTTGTAGCCCGCTACCGCAAAGAGGCCACTGGAGGACTAGATGATACGCAATTGCGCACCCTTGCCGAACGCCTTCAGTACCTGCGCGAATTGCAGGAACGTAAGCAGACCGTCCTGTCCAGTATCGAAGAACAAGGCAAACTCACTGATGAGCTGCGGCAAAGTATTGCTGCAGTAGATAACAAAACCGCGCTGGAAGATATTTATCTGCCCTACAAACCCAAACGCCGTACCAAAGCACAAATTGCGCGAGAACACGGACTGGCACCACTGGCCGAAGCTCTGCTCAATCAGCCGCAGCTGAATCCAGAAACAGAGGCGCAAAACTATCTGAATGAAAATGTAGCCGATAGTAAAGCTGCGCTAGACGGTGCGCGTGCCATACTGATGGAGCAGTTTGCCGAAGATGCTACACTAATTGGCCACCTGCGCGATAAACTGTGGCGAGAAGGTGAAATCCACGCCATCGTACTCGAAGGACAGGAAAGCGCTGGCGAAAAATTCAAAGATTATTTTAATCACCGCGAACCGATACACAGCATGCCCAGCCACCGCGCACTAGCTATTTTACGGGGACGCAACGAAGGCATACTGGCACTAAACCTAAAATATCAACCGGACGATAAACCTGTCGGCGAACAAAGTATTTACGAACAGTTGATTGCCGACCAATTTGGTATCGCTGACAATGGGCGCCCTGCCGACCGTTGGCTGCGCGACACCGTACGCCTGAGCTGGCGCGCCAAAATCTTCCTATCGCTGGAATTGGACGCCCTCAACCGGCTAAAAGAAAATGCTGACCAGGCTGCCATCAGCGTATTTGCGCAAAACCTCAAGGATTTACTGCTGGCAGCTCCGGCAGGTCGCCTCACCACCATTGGCCTCGATCCCGGTATCCGTACTGGCGTTAAAGTCGCGGTAGTAGATGATACCGGCAAACTACTGGAAACTACCACTATCTATCCCCACCAGCCACGTAACGACTGGCAGGGTGCCCTCAACACACTGATGCATCTGGTTAAGCAGCATAACGTGCAGCTGATTGCCATCGGCAACGGCACCGCCAGCCGTGAAACAGACAAACTGGCTGGCGAACTGATTCGCGCCTTGCCCGAACGCAAGCTACAAAAAATTGTCGTCTCCGAAGCCGGGGCTTCTGTCTATTCCGCTTCTGCACTGGCTGCCAAAGAGTTTCCTGAGCTGGATGTTAGCCTGCGCGGTGCCGTTTCTATTGCCCGCCGTCTACAAGACCCACTAGCCGAATTGGTGAAAATTGACCCCAAATCCATCGGTGTGGGCCAGTATCAGCATGATGTGAATCAGACCCAGCTAGCCAGAAGTCTAGATGCCGTAGTTGAAGACTGTGTGAATGCCGTTGGCGTAGATGTAAATACCGCCTCAGTGGCTTTGCTGGCGCACATTTCTGGCCTCAACAGCACGCTGGCGCAGAATATTGTCACCTATCGCGACCAGAATGGCGCCTTTGCAAATCGTCGCACTCTGATGAACGTACCGCGTCTGGGCAGCAAAACTTTTGAACAGGCAGCCGGCTTTCTGAGAATTCAGGGTGGTGATGAACCACTTGACGCAAGCGCCGTGCACCCAGAAAGCTATCCTATCGTCGCCAAAATGCTCCAAACCACGCACCTGCGTGCCGAAGAACTCATTGGCAACCGCAGCGTCCTCAAAACCTTGAAACCGAGCGATTATATCGACAGCCACGTTGGTCTGCCGACCATCAACGATATTCTTGCTGAGCTAGAAAAACCTGGTCGCGACCCACGCGGCGAATTTCAGACTGCCACCTTTGCCGACGGTATTGAAGATATAACCGACCTAAAAAGCGGCATGATACTTGAAGGTGTAGTTAGCAACGTAGCTGCATTCGGTGCATTTGTTGATATCGGCGTTCATCAGGACGGTCTGATCCATGTTTCGGCACTGGCCAACCGCTATGTTGCCGACCCGCGTGACGTTGTGAAAGCCGGCGATGTGGTAAAAGTAAAAGTTGTCGAAGTCGATGTCGCACGTAAACGCATTGCTTTATCCATGCGCCTAAACGACGAAACCAAACCAGCAGCATCCAGAAGTGACCGCCCACGCAGACAACAAGACAAAACCGGGCATAACAGCGGCATCACAGATAATGCCATGGCCGCAGCATTTGCCCGCCTGAAACAATAG
- a CDS encoding L-lactate dehydrogenase, producing the protein MQNKLSKITCIEDLRKVAKRKVPKMFYDYADTGSWTETTYHANTTDFQPIKLRQRVLTDMTGRTLETTMVGQKVKMPVAIAPTGLTGMQHADGEILAARAAEKFGVPFTLSTMSVCSIEDVAENTSTPFWFQLYVMRDREFMRDLIRRAQAANCSALVVTADLQVMGQRHKDIKNGLSTPPKPTLRNWINLATKPEWCLAMLNTQRRTFRNIVGHCKGVADMSSLASWTSEQFDPRLSWKDIEEIKNLWGGKLIIKGILDAEDAEMAVKSGADAIVVSNHGGRQLDGAPSTIHALPNIISAVGNDIEVWLDSGIRTGQDVLKAMAMGAKGTLIGRAFLYGLGAYGEDGVRRALEIIYNELDTTMAFTGHTDIKKVNTDILIPGTYPVAS; encoded by the coding sequence ATGCAAAACAAATTAAGCAAAATAACCTGTATTGAAGATTTGCGCAAAGTGGCCAAGCGCAAAGTACCGAAAATGTTTTACGACTACGCAGATACTGGTTCATGGACAGAAACTACCTATCATGCCAATACCACCGATTTTCAGCCGATTAAGCTGCGTCAGCGTGTACTAACTGATATGACCGGCCGTACACTGGAAACTACTATGGTAGGGCAAAAGGTGAAAATGCCGGTTGCAATCGCTCCTACTGGCCTGACTGGTATGCAGCATGCCGACGGAGAAATTCTGGCGGCGCGCGCTGCTGAAAAATTCGGGGTTCCATTCACTCTATCCACTATGTCCGTCTGCTCCATTGAAGATGTAGCAGAAAACACCAGCACTCCTTTCTGGTTTCAATTGTATGTAATGCGCGACCGCGAATTTATGCGCGACCTTATTCGCCGTGCTCAGGCTGCCAATTGCTCTGCTCTGGTAGTTACTGCTGATTTACAGGTAATGGGGCAGCGCCATAAAGACATTAAAAATGGCCTATCTACCCCCCCCAAACCCACCTTGCGCAACTGGATTAATCTGGCCACCAAACCGGAATGGTGTCTGGCTATGCTTAATACCCAACGCCGCACTTTCCGCAATATTGTTGGTCACTGCAAAGGCGTAGCTGACATGTCTTCACTGGCCTCATGGACAAGCGAACAATTCGATCCGCGTCTAAGCTGGAAAGACATTGAAGAAATCAAGAATTTATGGGGCGGTAAATTGATTATCAAGGGGATACTGGATGCTGAAGATGCTGAAATGGCGGTCAAATCCGGTGCTGATGCAATCGTGGTATCTAATCATGGCGGTCGCCAGCTAGATGGCGCTCCCTCTACCATTCACGCTTTACCCAATATCATCTCTGCCGTGGGCAACGACATCGAAGTATGGCTAGACAGTGGTATCCGTACAGGTCAGGATGTATTAAAGGCCATGGCTATGGGTGCCAAAGGTACACTGATCGGCCGTGCCTTTCTGTATGGCCTGGGTGCATATGGTGAGGACGGCGTAAGACGCGCTCTCGAAATCATCTACAACGAATTAGATACCACCATGGCTTTTACCGGCCACACCGATATCAAAAAAGTTAATACCGATATCCTGATACCCGGCACTTATCCTGTTGCCAGTTAA